The genomic DNA GACCGTGCGTAATCGTTCGAAATGGGGCGTTTTTAACCACCAAAACGCCCAATCGACGCCCGAGCTCAGCCCCCCAAGGGCGTTTTTCAACCTAAATTGGCATTTGGCGTTGTATTTTCCATGCCTTGCCCCTTTTCTTGTGTCCAATCACCTTCATTTTCCTTTCTGTAAAACCAGTCagatttttttgatgtttttttttatttaattttattacaaacataatgacccacaatgcccacatccccactacacccattttagaaaacgccccataatgccccattgctgactgggctgccacatggcgcaaaacgcccaagggtggggtgttaaccactacacatggtcttagaccacccgtagtggggcgtgatttttaaaaaaaattgaaaaaaaaaacgccccaaaacgcccccccccccccactacaCTAGGCGTTATAAggcgttttattttaaaaatttgCATGGCAGCGTTTTAATTATAACGCTAAAATGGTTGGAAGGCAACTGCATGTGGCCAATGGAGTGTGAGGAGGACTTTGACTAGCCAATGAGGAAGACTTTGACTAGCCGCAACtactttccttttttttttaatgattggaaggggcattattaggcattatgtccactacaccacttttgcaataatgccccatgctgactaggatgacacgtgtcgaataatgccccatggtggtgGCATTATTTTGTtccaccactacacatggtcttagtgtTATGTGTTTATTGTTTTGTTCTCCTTCTTGCATTTTAACAAGTGCAACTATTAATATGCGTCGTAATTAAAAGTATGACTTACATTAATCTTATTGTTAAATTAGCATCAACCATATCAAAAACCAATCAATTAGCTGAAATTTGTTTTCAGTAATCATAGAAACTGTCAACTATTTAGGATAATGGGCTACCTAATAAAATTGGCAACAAAAAGATCTTGGTCAGGCGTGCTTAACGCGCAAGGCCCATGAGGCGATCAGGACAAGCTGATATgtaaaaacaaataaaatgaaATGGTGCCTTTTGTTCACCCTTACAGGACCGTGACTATGGTTGCAGACGGATCGTTTTATAGATCAATTCGAGCTTCATATTGTTTGATTCAAGCTTTTATTGAAACTGAACTCGAGAAAGAAAAGAAACTATAAATATTTGATGAGTCGAACTGTGAATTTGTAAATAATGTTATTTTACTTTATACTATTGCTTGAATTATCCGAATCGGGTTATGACTCAAAATTAACATTGGTGCGTGTAATTTAAACCAGGAAATTGTATTAGATTGTAGCGATGTAATTAGGGTTACAACTTACATGAGGTGTGGTTTATATAAACTATAATATTTTGATTATAGTCTATATACCCTCACTAAACATCATTTTAGTTGAATAGTGAGTGTCTGTGTGTGTGTGAGAGCTTTTGTTGTCGGGCATGAAGGATTTTCAGTTATAGAATTAGCGTAACACGGTAAGACCCGTATTTTTTTAaatctgtttttattttaatatgtgtTTTTAATCCTCAAAATTTTTGAAATCAAACACGTAGCGGAAGTTTTATACAAGTTTACAAACCGAAAGTTGAATACATTGTTGACAATTCAAAGGTATTGGATGTAGGTTATAACTAAAATTTGGTTCAAAGAAGCTAGATGAGTATATACACAACACACCAGAAAAGCTTTGATCGAAGATGAAACTGAGTTTGAAACTATGGTTTTGATTTTAGAAGCTCTAACAGGTGTTAGTTTCCAAAGTTAAACTAGCATGAAATTCCTTATCTTATGCCAATAAAATGAGTCAAATGACCAAACAGGACAATCCGGTTTTCTTTATTTACAACTTTGTTTGCATCTTCTCCAGTCGGGTTTTGATGGTTGGGCGTAACCTTGTGTGTCCCTCCATACACCTAGCCCGAGCGCCTAGGCTTGCACCTTTGACTACATAAGGAACGATGTTGTCAATAACCTTAAGCACTTTGGCGACACCCAGACACTGGTTTGAGCTTATTATGTTTTGGTAACAGAATAAGTTGACACCCCTCATCTTCTACAAGAGACTCAACAATTAGGGGACATTTGGTTCACAAACTTATTTCAACTGACAATTGGAGTCGAAGGAATTGAAATTAATCTCAAGAGAATGTACGAAATTAGAATCGGAACTTGTCAGAGGAACAGCAAGTACAACACCAGGGGCGGATGTACCATATAagaaggggtagcctccgctacccctTGGTgatccggcggtagtgtaaattttggaaaccTTTGACATTTTTttaacgttttttcgatttcgttaccccttTCTTTTAAGACGTTACCCCTATGAAagttttctagatccgccactgaacAACACCATGATGCATTAACAAGAATGCTTGCTCAAATTACACATTACTTAAAACTATTTCGACAAGTGTTGAACAAAACGAgccaaaacaaaataaaatccGGTGAAGTTGAAAAATGTAACAATATCAATAAGTACAACATAGAAGGAATGTAAAGCTTAGTAAACATATATCGCAAACCCACATGATTGTTTTTTCGCTACAAAGAACAATTTTAAGAATAAAAGAACTGACCAGCCAAAAATAGTGAAGACTTTGAACTGACTAGTGCTCTCAGGTTCCACCACAAGCCAAACAACGTAATCGAATACTTTCTTTAAACCAAAGCAGGCATGTCCTTGAGCCACGCATCCAGCGGCTTACCAATCGAGTAAACAATGAAGCCAATTTCTCTCAGTTTGTCACTGTCAACAACATTCCGACCATCAAACACAAAAGCGGGTTTCTGCATGTTGTCATATATCCTCTGGAAATCTAGGGTTTTAAACTCATCCCACTCGGTCAAGATACACACACCATGGGCATCCTTGGTGGCTGCATACGCATCCCAAACAACACCGACTTGCTTAACAGTAGTTGGGCTCATCGGCTGGAGGTGAAGAGGATGGTCCCAGTCGAACTTCTTCATCGAAAGGTCTCTTTGGATTTGATCCTCGGTGACTTGCGGATCGTAAATGCTTAAAAGAGCCTTGTCGCCGAGCAATCCCTTGCACACGTCAATAGCCGGGGTCTCACGGGTGTCACCAGTGTCCTTCTTGAAGGCGAATCCAAGGATGGCGATCTTCTTGTTTGACACTGTGTTGAACATAGAAGCGACGACCCGGTTTACAAAACGGGTCTTTTGGTAATCGTTGATCTTTATGACTTGTTTCCAGTATTCCGCCACTTCGGGGAGACCGTTGCACTCACAGATGTACACCAAGTTCAAGATGTCTTTTTGAAAGCAAGAACCGCCAAAGCCGACACTAGCATTCAAGAACTTCGCACCGATTCTTGTATCTTTTCCGACTGCATAAGAAACCTGGCTAACATTTGCACCAGTCGCCTCACAAAGAGCTGACATGGCGTTCACAGACGAGATTCTTTGTGCCAAGAAGGCATTTGCAGCAAGTTTTGACAACTCTGCAGACCATAAATTGGTTGTGATGATATTTTCTTCCGGGACCCAGTGAGCGTACACGTCTTTCAATGCTTTGATTGCTTTCTGGCCTCCTGGGGTTTCCCGACCACCAATGAGGACTCTGTCGGGTTTGAAAAGATCTTGAATTGCGGTTCCCTCAGCAAGGAACTCCGGGTTTGAAAGAATTTGGAAGTTAATACCCTTGCTGTTATGCATCAAGATTTTTTCAATAGCTTCGGCTGTTTTGACGGGGACAGTTGATTTCTCAACGACAATTTTGTCTGATTTTGACACATCAGCAATCATGCGAGCAGCACTTTCCCAGTATGTGAGATCAGCAGCTTTACCAGCACCGAGACCGCGTGTCTTTGTTGGGGTATTGACGGAAACAAATACTATGTCGGCCTCGCATACGTGTTTCTCTACGTCCGTGCTGAAAAAGAGGTTTTTGCCTCTACATTGCTTCACGACATCGTCAAGCCCTGGTTCGTAAATAGGGAGTTGGTCGCTGTTCCAGGCTGTGATGCGAGGTACGGAAATATCAACCACCGCCACTTCGACATCGGGGCACTTGAGTGCTATGACAGCCATGGTGGGCCCACCGACATACCCAGCTCCAATACAGCAGATCTTCACCATCTTCTTGTATTCCTGCAGAACACGATTTTGAATAAGCATTAAGTCACTTTGTAGGTAAAGAATCGATAAAAGAGGCCCATGGATGCATCTATTATCAATAAGCTCAATTTTTACATTTTGCTAGTAAAGTGGATGAAAAGTAACTTTCAAGTATAGATCAAACACCACTAGTGACATCGGATATAACGTTTTCCACAAAAGACAATGTTTTTTATGGTCACATCATTAAATGACTTGTAACCTCAAGGAACTTTATAAGCCAACAATATGGCACGCAACAATCTAAAATATAGAGCATCGTTTTTTCTTAAAGAAATTAGCGACAAAATGCTGACAGATCCATCCAGATTTGAATCGGAAACGATCATCACAAACAATGTAGCCACTTTTTTCCCTTCTCCTCCCCTCACACCCCACTCTATCTAACCACACCCTAAAAACCAACCCAAGATAACATCTTCTAGCCGGCACAACTAACACGATACAAAATCTTCATATAACATTTTAACAAACAGAGACAATACACATTATATTATACATAATAAACTCTCAATAACAGCATTGCTAGTCTTATCAAACAAGAACTCAAACACTCAGATCTGCTCCAAATGTCATTTCATGATGTCACCTACTTCATATTCAAAATAATCAAAACTTCCAATTAAAACACCAAAAAAACCCTTGATCACATCAATTGAACAATACAGACAGCACAGATCTAAACAATTCATAACCTACACCCTAATATTCAGCTCACTAAACAAACAACAACATAAATATATCTTCAATTCCAAATGTCATTTCATCTACTTCAAATTCAAAACAATCATAAATTCCAATAAAAGCACCATAAAAACCCTTGATCacatcaactaaacaatacaaacAGCACAGATCTAAACAAAACACTTTCGATTCACAACCTACTGCCTAAAAGGCTAAAATTCAGCTCACTAACAAAACAACAACATAAGTATATCTTCAATTCCAAATGTCATTTCATCAACCTCAAATACAAAACAATCATAAATCCCAATAAAAACACCATAAAACCCCTTGATCACATAACCTAAACAATCCAAACAGCACAGATCTAAACAAAACACATTCAATTCACAACCTACAGCCTAAATGTCATTTCATCTACTTCAAATTCAAAACAATCAACATTTCAAATTAAAACACCATAAAAACCCTTGATCACACCAATCAAACAATACAAACAGCACAGATCTAAACAAAACACTTTCGAATCACAGCCTACAGCTTAAAAGGCTAAAATTGAGCTCAATAACAAACAAAACCTAAATATATCTTCAATTTCATCGGATCTGATCATATAAACAACGTAAATATCTTCAATTGACTCGCATCTGAACAAATATATCACTAGATGTGTTCAATTTAAACAATAAGCAAAGCAATTAGAGTGAAGAACCCTAAATATTGAACGAAATTATAAACCCTAACGTTATGAATCGTAAATGTTTACCTGTTGTTAGATCTGAGTctgagtgtgtgtgtgagaatgtGAGAGCGGTTATTTTTAGCATATGATACATATAAAGCGGGTGTGGGTATATATAACTGTTTGAAGTTACAGAATTTACCCCTTGGGTTTTGCTGAATGATATTTAGGTCCCTGTGACGTGGACAGCTCAACACGTTCACCTACACGCATTTGGCAGAAGGATACTTTCGAGTTTACCAATTATGGTCCAGTGAAATTGGTTCTCAACGTTTTACACCCACCAAGTATGTATGTATTaaataggggaaggttcaaatgaaaaccactaattattgtgaaaactcgaaaactaattaaaaaaagccaaaaaaaaatacaaaaaaaaaaaaaattttaattattttttttcaatcaaaatttcgcaggttttttaatataaaaaaaaatttcaaaaaaaaaaaaatttgtgtagtgcacatgtgtaatactgcacatatgtatgtgtactacacatgtgtattattacacatgtgcactacacaaaattttttttttttttttgaaaaaatgttttgttttatatataaaaactagcgattttttaaaaaaaattgaaaaaaaaaaatttgtgtgttttttaggctttttagttagttttcgagttttcacaataaaagtggttttcatttgaaccatccccttaTTAAATAAATATGATATAGTTGAACATATTTGTAAAGTTTAATGTTTTCAAACTAACATATTTGTTAAGTTTTTGCCCTTGGCAATACTATGCAATGCTAGCGGGGATCCAAGACTTTTATCaatgtaacttttttaaaaaatGTTTGATAAATTGATTCTATACGATAACCAGATAAGTAAATAACATATAAAAACTAGTATATGATATCTtcctaataaacaaaaatcttttttgaCATGTGTCATTTTCTCGTGCTTTCTCATCATATTCCCTATTTATctcttatattaaataataataataattttaacagAAAATTAGATAAAagtaaataataattttaaatagAAAATTAGATAAGAATATTGGAGTTTTGTGAtttaaactaggttagaaccccatatattacacggtttgaataaatataattttatatactaagtaataaaatagttacatctt from Helianthus annuus cultivar XRQ/B chromosome 7, HanXRQr2.0-SUNRISE, whole genome shotgun sequence includes the following:
- the LOC118480454 gene encoding UDP-glucose 6-dehydrogenase 3-like; translated protein: MVKICCIGAGYVGGPTMAVIALKCPDVEVAVVDISVPRITAWNSDQLPIYEPGLDDVVKQCRGKNLFFSTDVEKHVCEADIVFVSVNTPTKTRGLGAGKAADLTYWESAARMIADVSKSDKIVVEKSTVPVKTAEAIEKILMHNSKGINFQILSNPEFLAEGTAIQDLFKPDRVLIGGRETPGGQKAIKALKDVYAHWVPEENIITTNLWSAELSKLAANAFLAQRISSVNAMSALCEATGANVSQVSYAVGKDTRIGAKFLNASVGFGGSCFQKDILNLVYICECNGLPEVAEYWKQVIKINDYQKTRFVNRVVASMFNTVSNKKIAILGFAFKKDTGDTRETPAIDVCKGLLGDKALLSIYDPQVTEDQIQRDLSMKKFDWDHPLHLQPMSPTTVKQVGVVWDAYAATKDAHGVCILTEWDEFKTLDFQRIYDNMQKPAFVFDGRNVVDSDKLREIGFIVYSIGKPLDAWLKDMPALV